A genomic segment from Neobacillus sp. YX16 encodes:
- a CDS encoding ParB/RepB/Spo0J family partition protein: MAKGLGKKGINAFFTNIEAGKEETVQEISLKELRPNPYQPRKTFQQEAIDELKASILEHGILQPLVVRKSIKGYEIVVGERRFRAAKEAKLDTVPAVVRELTEQQMMELAVLENLQREDLNAIEEGQAYQTLMEKLNFTQEEVAKRLGKSRPHVANHIRLLSLPAKIQELISTEKISMGHGRALLGLRQKAKLPAIVDKIIQESLNVRQLEKLIQQLNENVPRETKKPEKKKDVFIQEREHSLRERFGTTVNIKKSKNKGKIEIEFFSEEDLERILEMLGKEEAY, from the coding sequence ATGGCTAAAGGTTTAGGGAAAAAGGGCATAAATGCGTTTTTTACAAATATCGAAGCCGGTAAGGAAGAGACTGTCCAAGAAATTAGTTTAAAGGAATTGCGTCCAAATCCTTACCAGCCAAGGAAAACCTTCCAACAAGAGGCCATTGATGAGTTGAAAGCTTCTATATTAGAGCATGGAATACTCCAGCCTCTTGTGGTAAGAAAAAGCATAAAAGGGTATGAAATTGTTGTCGGAGAAAGACGCTTTCGAGCGGCTAAAGAAGCAAAATTAGATACTGTTCCAGCTGTTGTCAGAGAGTTAACAGAGCAGCAAATGATGGAATTAGCAGTATTGGAAAATCTTCAGCGAGAAGATCTAAACGCTATTGAAGAAGGACAAGCATACCAAACATTAATGGAAAAGTTAAATTTTACCCAAGAAGAAGTAGCGAAGCGGTTAGGAAAAAGCCGGCCGCATGTAGCCAATCATATCCGTCTACTTTCTCTTCCTGCTAAGATTCAAGAGTTAATTTCAACGGAGAAAATTTCAATGGGGCATGGCCGGGCACTCCTAGGCTTAAGACAAAAGGCAAAGCTGCCAGCTATAGTAGATAAAATTATTCAGGAATCGTTGAATGTTCGCCAACTGGAAAAACTCATCCAACAATTAAATGAAAATGTTCCACGTGAAACAAAAAAGCCAGAGAAGAAAAAGGATGTGTTTATCCAGGAGCGGGAACACTCCCTTCGCGAACGATTTGGTACGACTGTAAACATTAAGAAATCCAAAAATAAAGGAAAAATCGAAATTGAATTTTTCTCCGAAGAGGATTTAGAACGGATTTTAGAAATGCTAGGCAAGGAAGAAGCATATTAA
- a CDS encoding AAA family ATPase, which translates to MGKTIAIANQKGGVGKTTTSVNLGACLAYIGKKVLLVDIDPQGNATSGIGIDKADVEQCIYDVLVDDVEAKDVIKPTSVENLYAIPATIQLAGAEIELVPTISREVRLKRALEEVKDQFDYIIIDCPPSLGLLTLNSLTASDSVLIPVQCEYYALEGLSQLLNTVRLVQKHLNQDLKIEGVLLTMLDARTNLGIQVIEEVKKYFQDKVYKTIIPRNVRLSEAPSHGEPIINYDSKSRGAEVYLDLAKEVVSNG; encoded by the coding sequence GTGGGCAAAACCATTGCAATCGCGAATCAAAAGGGCGGAGTTGGAAAGACAACTACCTCTGTCAATCTAGGCGCCTGCTTAGCATACATTGGGAAAAAGGTTTTATTAGTAGACATTGATCCACAAGGGAATGCAACAAGTGGAATTGGTATTGACAAAGCAGATGTAGAACAGTGTATATATGATGTTTTAGTAGATGATGTGGAAGCAAAGGATGTTATTAAACCAACATCTGTCGAGAATTTATATGCCATACCAGCTACGATCCAGCTTGCAGGAGCGGAGATTGAGCTGGTTCCTACTATCTCAAGAGAAGTCCGACTAAAGAGGGCTCTTGAAGAAGTCAAAGATCAATTTGATTATATTATTATTGATTGCCCGCCATCATTAGGCTTATTGACTCTTAACTCCTTAACTGCTTCGGATTCTGTTTTAATCCCTGTTCAATGTGAGTATTATGCTTTAGAAGGTTTAAGCCAATTACTAAATACAGTACGATTAGTACAAAAACACTTAAACCAAGACTTGAAAATAGAAGGCGTATTATTAACGATGCTCGATGCCCGAACCAATCTAGGCATTCAAGTAATCGAAGAAGTTAAAAAGTATTTTCAAGACAAAGTATATAAAACCATTATTCCAAGAAATGTACGTCTAAGTGAGGCTCCGAGTCATGGTGAACCAATTATTAATTATGATTCAAAATCTCGTGGAGCAGAAGTGTATTTAGATTTAGCAAAGGAAGTGGTCTCAAATGGCTAA